A genome region from Labilibaculum antarcticum includes the following:
- a CDS encoding LamG domain-containing protein, whose amino-acid sequence MKRYNLFMFLILSICLFACATIGGKKVTTKNVISSSEAYKGLEGVVCAWDFKGDEPLKSKVGEPYSLTLANELINVSAIEGETCLSIKEGGYAVIPRADCPALNFSGKHSTFSILARINRKDKAYKQCETIAGMWNETGKKRQYCMFINLLQKNSANQVCGHVSDVGGPTPGHKWARDASIGSTPVEFDKWTSIAITFNGESVKSYFNGKLDYREGLNPYAYSHELYDGGEIGSDFTIAAVDRLEEMGNFFVGGISHLVVFNRALSDEEIATFNF is encoded by the coding sequence ATGAAAAGGTATAATTTATTTATGTTTTTGATCTTGAGTATTTGCTTGTTTGCTTGCGCTACAATAGGAGGTAAAAAAGTAACAACTAAAAATGTTATTTCTTCAAGTGAAGCATATAAGGGATTGGAAGGAGTTGTGTGTGCCTGGGATTTTAAAGGGGATGAACCTTTAAAATCAAAAGTAGGCGAACCCTATTCGTTGACCTTAGCCAATGAATTAATTAACGTTAGTGCAATAGAAGGTGAAACATGTTTGAGTATTAAAGAAGGTGGTTATGCAGTAATTCCAAGGGCAGATTGTCCCGCCTTAAATTTTAGCGGTAAACATTCCACGTTTTCTATTTTGGCACGTATTAATCGTAAAGATAAGGCTTACAAGCAATGTGAAACCATTGCTGGAATGTGGAACGAAACGGGTAAAAAACGGCAATATTGTATGTTTATCAATTTATTGCAAAAGAATAGTGCAAATCAGGTTTGTGGTCATGTTTCTGATGTGGGAGGTCCTACTCCTGGTCATAAATGGGCTAGAGATGCTTCTATAGGAAGTACGCCTGTTGAATTCGATAAGTGGACAAGTATTGCGATTACATTTAATGGTGAAAGTGTAAAATCCTATTTTAACGGCAAGCTTGATTACCGTGAAGGCTTAAATCCTTATGCCTATTCTCATGAGTTATATGATGGTGGCGAAATTGGATCTGACTTTACGATCGCAGCAGTAGATCGTTTGGAGGAAATGGGCAATTTCTTTGTGGGTGGCATTTCACATTTAGTTGTATTCAACAGGGCTTTGAGTGATGAGGAAATTGCGACTTTTAACTTTTAG
- a CDS encoding SusC/RagA family TonB-linked outer membrane protein translates to MKRNLRLLLVLFLLFISWVTNAQQRTISGTVYDSENETLPGVSIVVEGITNGTTTDIDGRFQLTVSPSENVLIFSFVGFETQKISILGKDNVTVRLVSSTQGLDEVVIVGYGSVKKSDLTGSVSSVKAADIAAVPVSSIGQALQGRASGVSVTQNSGIPGAPTTIRIRGTNSIIGGNKPLVIVDGFPVVGGLENINPADVENIEILKDASSTAIYGARGSNGVIIVSTKKGKAGKFTVDIDSYYGIQEQSKKIDLLNAQQFVQIANERAVNDGSAGLYFPNPSDVTTNTDWIDELFDASPVQSHTITITAGNERIKTSQSFNYFNQDGILKNSGFERATLRNNTEAKMSDWLTVGNSLILSRSDRQFSGDGGNRAVIEAHIASPTESVYDADGNYNDITLNDYSSLSYAPTALDNPMKWINEYSDEILTTKIFDNFYGLFTLTPNLTFKSSIGVDYSTARSNRYLSRLLLDGTPGGKAYRGSSESYSILNENILNYKNEFGDHSVNAILGYNTQTFKSTFISTSSSDFVTDLLGAEVLQDGSLPGVPRSGSSEWGLASLLGRVNYSYQNKYLVTLTMRSDWSSRFVKGKQRATFPSAAFAWKVSNEDFMNDIDWMSNLKLRASWGITGNQAVSPFQTWSSVVSAPVVLGGSLGVGFVPGAPANPDLKWETTDQYDFGVDFGILNNSVRFTFDYYYKKTSDLLAQVNLPSSVGFSEITQNIGEMENKGMEFSIDAHIVKSKDLNWNTSFQLSRNRNKVLKLSKGADVFPGPVNNLISEFHIIREGLPMSSFYGYVNDGYDSEGNNQYEDDPRVIGNPHPDFTFGFGNTLKYKNLSLNVFIEGAQGFDIVWGSKFLLRNSFSRGANQLAEAMNHWTPSNTAGATSPKIQSSGEFRGSTEFIEDGSYIKIRTINLAYDIPTNKVSWLNSAQVYINAQNFFTFTKYSGYDPEVQAYGDGDLRLGVDNNVYPSTKTISMGVRVGF, encoded by the coding sequence ATGAAAAGGAATTTGCGATTACTCTTAGTGTTGTTTTTGTTATTCATCTCGTGGGTAACAAATGCGCAACAAAGAACTATTAGTGGTACGGTTTACGACTCAGAGAATGAGACGTTACCGGGTGTTTCCATTGTAGTTGAAGGAATAACCAATGGAACTACAACCGATATTGATGGGAGATTCCAGTTAACGGTTTCTCCTAGTGAAAATGTACTTATTTTTTCATTTGTTGGTTTTGAAACCCAAAAAATCAGCATCCTTGGAAAAGATAATGTTACTGTACGTCTGGTTTCATCAACTCAAGGGTTAGATGAAGTTGTTATTGTAGGTTATGGTTCTGTTAAGAAAAGTGACCTGACGGGTTCTGTTTCGTCTGTAAAGGCTGCAGATATCGCAGCTGTACCAGTAAGTTCAATAGGTCAAGCTCTTCAAGGTAGAGCGAGTGGTGTAAGTGTAACCCAAAACAGTGGTATTCCTGGTGCACCTACTACCATTCGTATTCGAGGAACAAACTCAATCATAGGAGGGAATAAGCCTTTGGTAATTGTTGATGGCTTCCCAGTAGTTGGAGGATTAGAAAATATAAATCCTGCAGATGTTGAAAATATTGAAATATTAAAAGACGCATCTTCTACAGCTATTTATGGCGCCAGAGGTAGTAACGGTGTTATTATTGTAAGCACTAAAAAAGGTAAAGCGGGTAAATTTACTGTTGATATTGATTCTTACTATGGTATCCAAGAACAGTCAAAGAAAATAGACTTATTAAATGCGCAACAGTTTGTTCAAATCGCTAACGAAAGAGCAGTTAATGATGGTTCAGCAGGCTTGTACTTTCCGAACCCGTCAGATGTTACCACCAATACCGATTGGATAGATGAATTATTTGATGCGTCTCCTGTGCAGAGTCATACCATAACTATTACAGCAGGAAACGAGCGTATCAAAACATCGCAATCATTTAATTATTTTAACCAAGATGGTATTCTTAAAAATAGTGGTTTTGAAAGAGCAACCCTTCGTAACAATACGGAAGCAAAAATGAGTGATTGGCTTACTGTAGGCAATAGCTTAATTTTGTCTCGTTCTGATAGACAGTTTAGTGGAGATGGAGGAAATAGAGCCGTTATTGAGGCGCACATAGCCTCTCCAACCGAGTCTGTATATGATGCGGATGGAAATTATAACGATATTACTCTTAATGATTACTCTAGTCTTAGTTATGCGCCTACTGCCTTAGATAACCCAATGAAATGGATAAATGAATATAGTGATGAAATACTTACGACTAAGATTTTTGATAATTTTTATGGCTTGTTTACATTGACTCCTAACTTAACGTTTAAATCTTCAATAGGTGTTGATTATTCTACAGCTCGAAGTAATAGATATTTGTCAAGATTACTTTTAGATGGCACGCCAGGAGGCAAGGCTTATAGAGGTTCATCAGAGAGTTATTCTATCTTAAATGAGAATATACTTAATTACAAAAATGAATTTGGAGATCATAGTGTAAATGCCATTTTAGGGTATAATACACAGACGTTTAAAAGTACATTTATTTCAACTTCATCTTCTGATTTTGTAACTGATTTACTTGGAGCAGAGGTATTACAAGATGGTTCTCTTCCTGGAGTACCAAGATCTGGGAGTTCAGAATGGGGATTGGCATCATTATTAGGTAGGGTTAATTACTCCTATCAAAATAAATATTTGGTGACACTAACAATGCGTTCAGATTGGTCTTCTCGTTTTGTTAAAGGAAAACAAAGAGCTACATTTCCTTCTGCAGCATTTGCTTGGAAAGTGTCTAACGAAGATTTCATGAATGATATCGACTGGATGTCTAACTTAAAGCTTAGAGCTAGTTGGGGTATTACAGGAAATCAAGCGGTTAGTCCATTCCAGACATGGTCAAGTGTTGTATCTGCACCTGTTGTGTTAGGAGGTTCATTAGGTGTTGGTTTTGTGCCAGGAGCACCTGCTAATCCTGATCTAAAGTGGGAGACTACAGATCAATATGATTTTGGAGTAGATTTTGGTATTTTAAATAATAGTGTTCGATTTACTTTTGATTATTATTACAAGAAAACCTCTGATTTATTAGCACAAGTAAATCTACCATCTTCTGTTGGATTTAGCGAAATCACTCAAAATATTGGGGAGATGGAAAATAAAGGAATGGAGTTTAGTATCGATGCTCATATTGTGAAAAGTAAAGATTTAAACTGGAATACATCCTTCCAATTATCAAGAAATAGGAATAAAGTTTTAAAGCTTAGCAAAGGAGCTGATGTATTTCCTGGTCCGGTTAACAATTTAATTTCAGAGTTTCATATTATTAGAGAAGGATTGCCAATGTCATCTTTCTATGGTTATGTGAATGATGGATATGATAGTGAAGGGAATAATCAATATGAAGATGACCCAAGAGTAATTGGGAATCCACATCCAGATTTCACTTTTGGATTTGGTAACACATTGAAGTATAAAAATTTATCATTGAATGTATTTATTGAAGGAGCACAAGGTTTCGATATCGTGTGGGGATCTAAATTTTTGTTAAGAAACTCATTTTCTAGAGGTGCTAATCAGTTAGCAGAGGCGATGAATCACTGGACACCTTCAAATACTGCAGGCGCAACGAGTCCTAAAATACAGAGTAGTGGCGAGTTTAGAGGTTCTACAGAGTTTATTGAAGATGGTTCTTACATTAAAATAAGAACAATAAACTTAGCTTATGATATTCCAACAAATAAAGTGTCTTGGCTAAATAGTGCACAAGTATATATTAATGCTCAAAACTTCTTCACGTTTACTAAGTATTCGGGTTATGATCCAGAAGTTCAGGCTTATGGAGACGGAGATTTACGTTTAGGAGTAGATAACAATGTATACCCGAGTACTAAGACCATATCAATGGGAGTAAGAGTAGGGTTTTAA
- a CDS encoding AGE family epimerase/isomerase, whose protein sequence is MDFNLKTLQGELGIVLQENILDYWEKYSVDDLSGGFIGQVNADNTKSFEANKGLILNARILWTFSISAVEMRSDDYQKLADRAYTYIQKYFRDPIYGGVYWELDYLGIPTQRKKQIYGQAFTIYALSEYYCLTGIQEVLDWAIEIYKLMEQHSYDDKYVGYIEAFGEDWSSLSDVRLSEKDANYEKTMNTHLHVLEAYTCLLQIWPNDQLKLKLTALINVFLERFIKSDGHLSLFFTRDWVLSGNTISYGHDIECAWLLTEAVQEIDDEDLIEKVRLVAVKIANGFIEEGIDYDGGVINEREGSNGKFDYDKHWWPQAEALVGLMNAYTITKDPKYVDALLKVWSFARKYHIDHENGEWHWLVNREGKPDLSKEKVGFWKCPYHNARACFEMINRIKHVKK, encoded by the coding sequence ATGGATTTTAATCTAAAAACGCTTCAAGGTGAATTGGGAATTGTGCTTCAAGAAAATATTTTGGACTATTGGGAAAAATATAGTGTAGATGATTTAAGTGGCGGATTTATTGGTCAAGTAAATGCTGATAATACTAAAAGTTTTGAAGCAAATAAAGGCCTAATTTTAAATGCACGTATTCTTTGGACATTCTCAATTTCTGCCGTTGAAATGAGATCTGATGACTATCAAAAATTAGCAGATAGAGCTTACACTTATATTCAAAAATATTTTCGTGATCCAATTTATGGAGGAGTCTATTGGGAACTTGATTATTTGGGTATTCCAACTCAACGAAAAAAGCAGATTTATGGGCAAGCCTTTACAATATATGCTTTAAGTGAGTATTATTGTTTAACGGGTATTCAAGAAGTTCTTGATTGGGCTATTGAAATATACAAGTTGATGGAACAACACAGTTATGATGATAAATATGTTGGGTATATTGAAGCTTTTGGCGAAGATTGGTCATCGCTTAGTGATGTACGTCTAAGTGAAAAAGATGCGAATTACGAGAAGACAATGAATACGCACTTGCATGTTTTAGAGGCGTATACATGTTTGTTGCAAATATGGCCCAATGATCAATTAAAATTAAAGTTAACGGCTTTAATTAATGTGTTTCTTGAACGGTTTATTAAAAGCGATGGTCATTTGAGCTTATTTTTTACCCGAGATTGGGTATTAAGTGGAAATACAATTTCTTATGGTCATGATATTGAGTGTGCTTGGTTACTAACTGAAGCTGTTCAAGAAATAGATGATGAAGATCTTATTGAAAAAGTAAGACTTGTTGCGGTGAAAATTGCAAACGGGTTTATTGAAGAGGGGATTGACTATGATGGAGGAGTGATTAATGAACGAGAAGGTTCTAATGGTAAGTTTGATTACGATAAACATTGGTGGCCACAAGCTGAAGCATTGGTAGGCTTAATGAATGCCTATACTATAACTAAGGATCCTAAATATGTTGATGCACTGTTAAAGGTTTGGTCATTTGCTAGAAAATACCATATCGATCATGAAAATGGGGAATGGCACTGGTTGGTCAATAGAGAAGGGAAACCGGATTTAAGTAAAGAAAAAGTCGGATTTTGGAAATGTCCATATCACAATGCCCGCGCTTGTTTTGAGATGATCAATAGAATAAAGCATGTAAAAAAGTAA
- a CDS encoding arylsulfatase, giving the protein MQKTLSVFLLSFFIYSCAEKKEERPNIILIMGDDIGISDIGSYGGEIETPNIDRLANEGLRFTTFYNMAKCNPTRSSLLTGLYTGGNGAVHLANLTKKAGYFNIMSGKEHFDSWVPEYCKAENVFDHSFYFWATTEYFLPPSGEFERPFFLEGRELNAAEIEFEKSPMYKTDFITDYALKWLDEAFQKKDPFFLYLPYHAAHYPLQARPEDIKKYRGKYLKGWDKIRQERFAKMQKLGVLLKAAKLSPAENNLNKLRGPLIPDYTDYYPWDSLSESQKDSLDLEMAVYAAIIDRMDQNIGRVLKKLEKDGQLENTLIMFLNDNGSCPFYSNKITDVQPGPANSYWSLRTAWANLGNTPYRQHKQCGHEGGSHTPFVAYWPNKIAPNTISHQPGHVVDIAPTFLDVLGIQYPDSIKGHTTLPLHGSSLLPVFMGEKRKEPDYFVSGLENFRMFRSGDYKIVRLNGGEWELYNIIEDPTELVNLAVSLPGKVIELANYYESTPIGSKLNISNKR; this is encoded by the coding sequence ATGCAAAAAACTTTATCAGTTTTTCTTCTATCCTTTTTTATCTATTCCTGTGCTGAAAAGAAAGAGGAAAGACCAAACATTATTTTAATAATGGGAGATGATATTGGGATTTCAGATATTGGTTCTTACGGTGGTGAAATTGAGACTCCAAATATTGATCGCTTGGCTAATGAAGGCTTACGGTTTACAACATTTTACAATATGGCCAAATGTAATCCTACTAGGTCATCACTACTTACTGGTTTGTATACAGGTGGAAATGGAGCTGTACACCTTGCTAATTTGACAAAGAAGGCAGGCTATTTTAATATCATGAGTGGAAAGGAGCATTTTGATTCCTGGGTACCTGAATATTGTAAGGCAGAAAATGTATTTGATCATTCGTTTTATTTTTGGGCAACAACAGAATATTTTTTACCTCCATCAGGTGAGTTTGAACGACCTTTTTTTCTTGAGGGAAGGGAATTAAATGCTGCTGAAATTGAGTTCGAAAAATCACCTATGTACAAGACGGATTTCATTACGGATTATGCCTTGAAATGGTTAGACGAAGCATTTCAAAAAAAGGATCCCTTCTTTCTCTATCTACCTTATCATGCGGCTCACTACCCACTTCAGGCCAGGCCGGAAGATATTAAAAAATACAGAGGGAAATATTTAAAAGGGTGGGATAAAATCCGTCAGGAACGTTTTGCGAAAATGCAAAAGTTAGGAGTGCTTCTAAAAGCTGCAAAGCTAAGTCCAGCTGAAAATAACTTGAATAAACTTCGAGGGCCGCTCATACCTGACTATACAGACTATTATCCATGGGATAGTTTATCTGAATCTCAAAAAGATTCTTTGGATCTTGAAATGGCAGTGTATGCTGCAATAATTGACCGAATGGATCAAAATATTGGACGTGTTTTAAAAAAGTTAGAGAAAGATGGTCAGCTAGAAAATACATTGATCATGTTTTTAAATGATAACGGATCATGTCCATTTTACTCAAATAAGATTACAGATGTTCAACCAGGTCCTGCCAACTCCTATTGGAGCTTACGTACCGCCTGGGCAAACTTGGGAAATACGCCATACCGACAGCACAAACAATGTGGTCATGAAGGAGGAAGTCATACCCCTTTTGTAGCCTATTGGCCAAACAAAATAGCACCAAATACAATTAGCCATCAACCAGGGCATGTCGTAGATATTGCCCCCACTTTTTTGGATGTATTAGGAATACAATATCCAGATTCAATAAAAGGTCATACTACTTTGCCGCTTCATGGTAGTTCGTTATTGCCTGTTTTTATGGGAGAAAAACGTAAAGAACCAGATTATTTCGTTTCAGGATTGGAAAATTTCAGGATGTTTAGAAGTGGTGATTACAAAATTGTCAGATTAAATGGCGGAGAGTGGGAATTATACAATATTATTGAAGATCCCACTGAACTTGTAAATTTAGCTGTTTCATTACCAGGAAAAGTTATTGAATTAGCAAATTATTATGAAAGCACCCCAATTGGATCAAAATTAAATATTTCCAACAAAAGATAA
- a CDS encoding CPBP family intramembrane glutamic endopeptidase: protein MGIRNYIGIKSLTAERKKPLIFAVIFFIVFFCALILGSEIQKTLNLDLKMGWGQDIVSAAAVILLAFFFKAPKQLLALEKPKHKNWLKYTIIIGVAIALWNFGNQILSDDPNFNRGLEYYLFELTMPSIAEEIGLRGAVLGFLLYYAKQSCFSNAKIWLIIVIMAILFGIAHLLGAESFIEGLKAFLMTFSAGLGLSWLRIKTGSIFPGIIAHSIMNVFDNMLGYLLW from the coding sequence ATGGGCATTAGAAATTACATAGGCATTAAATCATTAACTGCGGAAAGAAAGAAACCTTTGATTTTTGCAGTTATATTCTTCATTGTTTTCTTCTGTGCGCTTATTCTTGGCTCGGAAATACAGAAGACATTGAATTTGGATTTAAAGATGGGATGGGGCCAGGATATTGTAAGTGCCGCAGCAGTAATTCTTTTAGCCTTCTTTTTCAAAGCACCTAAACAACTATTGGCATTAGAAAAACCTAAACATAAAAATTGGTTGAAATACACGATTATTATTGGTGTTGCAATTGCCTTATGGAATTTTGGTAATCAAATTTTATCAGACGATCCAAATTTCAACCGTGGGCTTGAGTATTACCTATTTGAGCTAACAATGCCAAGCATTGCAGAAGAAATTGGTCTAAGAGGTGCGGTACTTGGTTTTTTATTGTACTATGCTAAGCAATCCTGTTTTTCAAATGCTAAAATATGGCTAATTATAGTCATAATGGCGATACTTTTTGGAATTGCTCATCTATTAGGTGCGGAAAGTTTTATAGAAGGATTAAAAGCATTTCTTATGACATTTTCTGCCGGACTCGGATTAAGTTGGTTGAGAATTAAGACAGGTTCAATATTTCCCGGAATAATTGCACATAGTATAATGAATGTTTTTGATAATATGTTGGGGTATTTATTGTGGTAA
- a CDS encoding RagB/SusD family nutrient uptake outer membrane protein, protein MKTKFILIILIGLSLAYTSCEDVYTEEPSSFLAPEELNSEGGALALLKGAYGGLQLRSYYQQDFLMQAEVRGEYMLGTGSWADVGRFELIARSVSRINDAWDAMYNAVNRANTVIASVPTLDIDEALKTQYVAEAKALRGLHYFNIVRSWGEVPLRLEPLTSLNGIGLAKSSVSDIYTQVVKDLTDAINSNALPAKFTGSNQGRLGLHAAKAILAHVYLTLGQYAESAAISKSIIDSGDFQLEPDLATIFSPEDNATHSGELLSIIWVREGNSGMRLPSFMHSSATGYSSAGWRTFTGNINSPMVTSLWDEADLRKNFNLYNTPEEVAVLTADRPILFKKYIDENGAGQNAHGNNQSIYRYADVLTMYAWADAMVNASPSTDAYEALNQVRRRGYGVDITTPNASIDYSGLNQDEFMNAVWNERTWEFILEGKRWYDLKLMPTEKAIGIITDAQLNGSFTDTDWLYPIPQQEIDNNDALTEADQNPGY, encoded by the coding sequence ATGAAAACAAAGTTTATTTTAATAATTCTTATTGGATTGTCTTTGGCATATACATCTTGTGAAGATGTTTATACAGAAGAACCAAGTTCATTTTTAGCTCCTGAAGAATTGAACTCTGAAGGAGGAGCCTTAGCCTTACTAAAAGGAGCTTATGGAGGTTTACAATTACGTAGCTACTATCAACAAGATTTTTTAATGCAAGCCGAAGTGCGTGGCGAGTATATGTTAGGTACGGGAAGCTGGGCCGATGTTGGTCGATTTGAGCTTATTGCAAGAAGTGTAAGTAGAATCAATGATGCTTGGGATGCGATGTATAATGCCGTAAATAGAGCAAATACAGTTATTGCCTCTGTGCCAACTTTAGATATTGATGAAGCTCTTAAAACACAATATGTGGCAGAGGCAAAAGCTCTGAGAGGATTGCACTATTTTAATATCGTACGTTCTTGGGGAGAGGTGCCTTTACGTCTTGAACCATTAACTAGTTTAAATGGTATTGGATTGGCTAAATCTAGCGTGAGTGATATTTACACTCAGGTTGTTAAAGATTTAACTGATGCTATAAATTCCAATGCATTGCCTGCAAAATTTACAGGTAGTAATCAAGGTAGGTTAGGTTTACATGCTGCGAAGGCAATTTTGGCTCATGTATATTTAACACTTGGGCAATATGCTGAAAGTGCAGCAATCTCTAAGTCTATTATAGATTCTGGTGATTTCCAGTTAGAGCCTGATTTGGCTACTATATTTTCTCCAGAAGATAATGCGACACATTCTGGTGAACTATTATCGATTATTTGGGTTCGAGAAGGCAATAGTGGGATGAGGTTACCTAGCTTCATGCATAGTTCGGCAACGGGGTATTCTTCTGCTGGATGGAGAACATTTACAGGGAATATAAATAGTCCGATGGTTACAAGCTTATGGGATGAAGCCGATTTAAGAAAAAACTTCAACCTATATAATACACCCGAAGAAGTTGCAGTATTAACAGCGGATAGACCCATCTTATTTAAAAAATATATTGATGAAAATGGAGCGGGACAAAACGCCCATGGAAATAATCAATCAATATACAGATATGCGGATGTGTTAACGATGTATGCTTGGGCAGATGCTATGGTAAATGCAAGCCCTAGTACTGATGCATATGAAGCATTAAATCAAGTTCGCCGCAGGGGTTATGGGGTAGATATTACAACACCAAATGCTTCTATTGATTACTCTGGATTAAACCAAGATGAGTTTATGAATGCAGTATGGAACGAAAGGACTTGGGAGTTTATTTTGGAAGGAAAGCGTTGGTACGACTTAAAACTTATGCCTACGGAAAAAGCAATAGGTATTATAACTGATGCTCAGTTGAATGGGTCTTTTACAGATACAGATTGGTTATATCCTATACCACAGCAAGAGATTGATAACAACGATGCATTAACAGAAGCAGATCAAAATCCAGGATATTAG
- a CDS encoding helix-turn-helix domain-containing protein codes for MKSQIHREITPLQGSDCFLIFDRERNAFTFPIHFHPEFEITYIQNAKGGKRIIGDHIGEIREKELVIVGPNLYHGWDNYKNTGKELLHEITIQFPKELFDENILKRNMLKPIRELLNDASRGVLFSDETIKMVEPKLLALSQKRGFDSYLEFQSLLYDLAISRDQQTLTNMSFQRQSDFHNSERIERIYKYVQENYHKKLKLEDAAKLTNMTVISFSRLIKQRTGKSFVDFVIEIRLGMATQLLIETDKSIAEVCFDCGFNNISNFNRIFKKRQDCTPSEFRTNFNGTRNVF; via the coding sequence ATGAAAAGCCAGATTCACAGGGAAATAACACCACTTCAGGGGAGTGATTGTTTTTTGATATTCGATCGGGAAAGAAATGCTTTCACATTTCCAATTCACTTCCATCCGGAATTTGAAATTACCTATATTCAAAATGCCAAAGGAGGCAAACGCATTATAGGTGATCACATTGGAGAAATTAGAGAGAAGGAATTAGTCATTGTTGGCCCGAACCTTTATCATGGATGGGATAATTATAAAAACACAGGCAAAGAATTGCTTCACGAAATAACAATTCAGTTCCCAAAAGAGCTTTTTGACGAAAACATACTTAAGAGAAACATGCTTAAACCAATCAGGGAATTATTAAACGATGCTAGCAGAGGAGTTTTATTTTCTGATGAAACCATTAAGATGGTCGAACCTAAACTATTAGCACTAAGCCAAAAAAGAGGCTTCGACAGCTATCTGGAATTTCAGTCACTACTATATGATCTTGCCATTTCTCGTGATCAACAGACACTTACCAATATGTCTTTCCAAAGACAAAGTGATTTTCACAATAGCGAACGCATTGAACGTATTTATAAATACGTACAGGAAAACTATCACAAAAAATTAAAACTTGAAGATGCTGCAAAATTGACAAACATGACTGTAATTTCTTTTAGTAGACTGATTAAACAAAGGACTGGAAAATCATTTGTTGATTTCGTAATTGAAATTCGCCTCGGTATGGCAACTCAACTATTAATTGAAACCGATAAGAGTATAGCTGAAGTCTGTTTCGATTGTGGCTTTAACAACATTTCTAACTTTAACCGGATATTCAAAAAAAGACAGGATTGTACTCCTTCTGAATTTAGAACAAACTTTAACGGAACTCGAAATGTATTTTAA
- a CDS encoding glycoside hydrolase family 130 protein, giving the protein MRKERLELLKEEHQSLLVKVNNTQPNSNGIYDRYLNPVLTPAHIPLEWRYDLNLDTNPNMLQRIGVNAVFNSGAIKWNGKYILVARVEGWDRKSFFAVAESPNGLDNFKFWDRPISLPQTEEPDVNVYDMRLTAHEDGWIYGIFCTERKDSSAPANDTSSATAGAGIVRTKDLVKWERLPDLVSNAGQQRNVVLHPEYIKGKYALYTRPQDGFIEVGGGGGIGIGFIDNMENPIVQEERIFQNKAYHTIYELKNGQGPAPIKTKEGWLHMAHGVRNTAAGLRYTLYVFMTSLDDITKITHQPGGYFMAPEESERIGDVSNVLFSNGWICDEDGKVFIYYASSDTRMHVAVSSVDQLVDYAQNTPEDGLRSEKSVQKINELITSNLNLG; this is encoded by the coding sequence ATGAGAAAAGAACGGTTAGAACTATTGAAAGAAGAACATCAGTCACTATTGGTAAAGGTGAATAATACGCAACCTAATTCCAATGGTATTTATGATAGATATTTAAATCCTGTGTTAACACCTGCGCACATTCCTCTTGAATGGCGTTATGACTTGAATTTAGATACAAATCCTAATATGTTGCAACGTATAGGAGTGAATGCTGTGTTTAATTCTGGAGCAATCAAATGGAATGGAAAGTATATCCTAGTTGCTAGGGTTGAAGGATGGGACCGTAAATCTTTTTTTGCAGTCGCTGAAAGCCCAAATGGACTTGATAATTTTAAATTCTGGGATAGGCCAATAAGTTTACCTCAAACTGAAGAGCCAGATGTTAATGTATATGATATGCGTTTAACGGCTCATGAGGATGGTTGGATCTATGGTATCTTTTGTACAGAAAGGAAAGATTCAAGCGCTCCTGCTAATGACACAAGTTCAGCTACTGCTGGTGCAGGAATTGTTCGAACTAAGGATTTAGTAAAATGGGAACGTCTTCCTGATTTAGTCTCAAATGCTGGGCAACAAAGAAACGTCGTATTACATCCTGAATATATAAAGGGAAAATATGCACTTTACACCCGTCCTCAAGATGGATTTATTGAAGTTGGTGGTGGCGGTGGTATCGGAATAGGTTTTATTGATAATATGGAAAATCCGATAGTTCAAGAAGAAAGAATTTTCCAGAATAAAGCGTATCACACTATTTATGAACTTAAAAATGGTCAGGGACCAGCTCCAATAAAAACAAAAGAGGGATGGTTGCATATGGCTCATGGTGTTCGAAATACCGCTGCAGGCTTGCGTTATACTTTGTACGTTTTCATGACTAGCCTAGATGATATTACTAAAATTACGCATCAACCAGGAGGTTATTTTATGGCACCTGAAGAGAGTGAACGTATTGGTGATGTATCGAATGTTTTGTTTTCAAATGGTTGGATTTGTGATGAAGATGGTAAGGTTTTTATTTATTACGCATCATCAGATACGCGAATGCACGTGGCAGTGTCCAGTGTCGATCAATTAGTTGATTATGCTCAGAATACGCCTGAAGATGGCTTGAGATCTGAGAAGTCAGTTCAAAAAATTAATGAATTAATTACGAGTAACCTTAATTTAGGATGA